In the Mycolicibacter minnesotensis genome, TCCCGTGGAAACGCCCGCGGGTCGGTGTCGAGCAGCTGGACGCAGACGTGGTCGGCTCCGGCGGCCCGGTGCTCGCCAACCCGAGCGATCACGTCTTCCGGGGTTCCCCAGGCGATGATCGCGTCGAACAGCCGATCGCTGACCTCGGCGATGTCGTCTTCGGAGAATCCCGACCGCAGCAGGTTGTTGGCGTAGTTGGGCAGCCCCAGATAGGAGCGCAGCCACGGGACGCCGAGCTCGCGGGCCTCGTCGCGGCTGGAGCACAAGATCCCGGTCTGCTCGGGCGCCAGTAGCGGTCCTGAGCCGAGCTGCTCGCGGGCGAACCGGGTGTGGTCGACGGTGCTCAGGTAGGGGTGGGCCCCGCGGCTGCGGGTGGCGGCCACGTCCAGCATCTTCGGGCCGAGCGCGGCCAGCACCCGGGAATCGACCGGCACCGGGGTCTCGGCGGCGTCGAGCCCGTCGAGAAACTCGGTCATGGCCCGTAGCGGGCGGCGGTACCGTCCGGGGTCGCCGGCGTCGATCAGCGGGGCGTGGCTGACGCCGATACCCAGCAGGAACCGGTCACCGTGCGCCGCGGTGAGCGACGCGTGCGACGCCGCGACGTCGGCCGGTGTGTGCATCCACAGGTTCAAGATGCCGGTCGCGATCACCGTGCGCCGGGTGGCCGCCAGCAGGTTGGCCACCGAGTCGAGCACCGGGCCGCCGACGTCGGGGATCCACAGCGCACCGAAACCCAGTTCCTCCAGTTCCGCAGCCGCGTCGGCGGCCTCGCCCTGGTCGCCGTAGCGCAGCGGAGCACTCCAGATACCGACACCCTCGATGTTGACCATCAGCCCAGAATGGCACAGCGGTTCTGCTGGCTTATCTGCGGCGGCCGTATCTGTCGGCGAGCTTCTGCTCGACAGTTTTGGGCGGTGCAGGTTCACCCGAGCCGTCCTCGCCGGCATGGTCCTGCGCTTCAGCGCGCTCCGCGCGGCGAGCGCGCAGCTCGGAAAAAGCGAAGTACCCCAAACCTATTGGCGCCAAAATCCCGAAAGCGATCCACTGGATCCCGTAGGACAGAAAGGGGCCGTTGTCGCGGCGCGGCAGGGCGATCACACCGAGGCCGCCGGGCTGGTCGTCCACCAGCTGCAGGTAGGGCCCGGTCAGTGGCACGCCGGTGACCTGGGCGACCTGTTCGGTACTGATCGAGTACACCTGCCGAAAACCGTTCTCGGTGAACGGATTCTTGCCCGCAACGGTGCCCTGCGAGTCACGCAGGCGCGCGGTGATCGTCACTTGCGCGTCCGGCGGTGGCGGGATCTCCGGCAGCCGCGCGCCACCATCGTCGGTGCGCACATACCCACGATTCACCAGCACCGTCGGGCCGTCGTCGACCGCGAACGGGGTGAGAACCTCCACGGCCGGAACGCCGTCGATCACCCGCAGCCGCACCAGCACCTGCGCCGTGGCCAGGTAGTGCCCGGTGGCCGTCACCGGCCGCCACTGGTCGTCGGGAGCCGACGAATCCTGATGCGGCAGCAGCGTCGTCACCGGCACCGGCTCGGCGGTCAGCGCATGCTCGAGTTGGCTGTTCGCCCGCGAGGTCGTGGTGTTCTTGCCCAGTTGCCACGGCGCCAGCACGGTAAAGCACAGATAGGCGAAGCCCAGCACCACCGCCGCCAGAGCCAGCCAGCTCGGGCGTAGCAGGAAGGCCAGGCGTCGCATCAGCCGTTCTCGCCCGGCGTCAGCTGTCCGTCGACCCAGGCGTGCAGGCCCGGCAGCGCGGCCTCGATAACGGTGAACGCCCGCACGAAGTCGTCATGGTCGCCGTAGTAGGGATCGTCGACGTCGGGCACGGCGGCGCCCGAGCGCGGATCGAAGGACCGCAGCATCCGGATCCGCTCGGCCGGAATGCCCAGCCCCTGCAGGAGTCCGACGTGATTGCGCCCCAGAGCTATCACCAGGTCGGCCGCCTCGTGGTCGGGGCCGACCTGGGCGGCGCAGTGTTCCACCGGGTAGCCGTTGTCGCGCAGCACCCGGTTGGTGCGTTCGTCGGCGCCCTTGCCGACATGCCAGCCGGCGGTGCCGGCGCTGGTCACCCGCACGGTCTCGCCGAGTCCGCGTTGCGCGAGCTGGTGGGCGAACATTTTCTCGGC is a window encoding:
- a CDS encoding SURF1 family cytochrome oxidase biogenesis protein is translated as MRRLAFLLRPSWLALAAVVLGFAYLCFTVLAPWQLGKNTTTSRANSQLEHALTAEPVPVTTLLPHQDSSAPDDQWRPVTATGHYLATAQVLVRLRVIDGVPAVEVLTPFAVDDGPTVLVNRGYVRTDDGGARLPEIPPPPDAQVTITARLRDSQGTVAGKNPFTENGFRQVYSISTEQVAQVTGVPLTGPYLQLVDDQPGGLGVIALPRRDNGPFLSYGIQWIAFGILAPIGLGYFAFSELRARRAERAEAQDHAGEDGSGEPAPPKTVEQKLADRYGRRR
- a CDS encoding low molecular weight protein-tyrosine-phosphatase, yielding MSEAALHVTFVCTGNICRSPMAEKMFAHQLAQRGLGETVRVTSAGTAGWHVGKGADERTNRVLRDNGYPVEHCAAQVGPDHEAADLVIALGRNHVGLLQGLGIPAERIRMLRSFDPRSGAAVPDVDDPYYGDHDDFVRAFTVIEAALPGLHAWVDGQLTPGENG
- a CDS encoding LLM class F420-dependent oxidoreductase, encoding MVNIEGVGIWSAPLRYGDQGEAADAAAELEELGFGALWIPDVGGPVLDSVANLLAATRRTVIATGILNLWMHTPADVAASHASLTAAHGDRFLLGIGVSHAPLIDAGDPGRYRRPLRAMTEFLDGLDAAETPVPVDSRVLAALGPKMLDVAATRSRGAHPYLSTVDHTRFAREQLGSGPLLAPEQTGILCSSRDEARELGVPWLRSYLGLPNYANNLLRSGFSEDDIAEVSDRLFDAIIAWGTPEDVIARVGEHRAAGADHVCVQLLDTDPRAFPREQWRQLAAALR